In the genome of Telluria mixta, the window TCGTCCGCATGCTTCATCCAGTCCAGCATCGATTCGTCTTCGTAGATGTCTTCCAGTTTTTCGTTCAGGATGACGATCAGCGAGTCGACGTGCTTGGTCAGTTCGTTCAGGCCGTTTTCGGCGACGTCCATGCACTTCTGGCCTTCGTACGAGAACGGCTTCGAGACGACGGCCACGGTCAGCGCGCCCAGGCTCTTGGCGACTTCCGCGACGATCGGCGCGGCGCCGGTGCCCGTGCCGCCGCCCATGCCGGCGGCGATGAAGACCATGTGCGCACCGCGCAACGCGTCTTCGATGCGCATGCGCGATTGCTCGGCCAGCTGGCGGCCGATTTCCGGACGCATGCCCGCACCCAGGCCGGACTCGCCGATCTGGATGATGTTGTGGGCGCTGGATGCGGCCAGCGCCTGGGCGTCGGTATTCGCCGCGATGAACTCCACGCCGGCCACGCCCTTGTTGATCATATGCTGGACCGCATTGCCACCCGCGCCGCCAACGCCGACGACCTTGATGACGGTGCCCAATGCTGCGTTATCGACCATATCGAACTCCATGATGAACTCCTAATCTCGATGAGCCGTTTCCAAGCCCGAATCCTCGCGGACATCGCCAGGACTCGAGATTGGAAACGCGCCACTATTTTAAAAATGTTTCGTGTCCGTTACCAAGCAAATCTGCTACTAGCTGTTACTAAACCTCGAAAAACCCGCCACGCGTTGCGTTTACGTTGTTCCCATCCTGGCTCACGCGCGCCGCGGTCCTCCGCCGCCTCAGAAATTCCCGAGGAACCACTCTTTCATTCGTTGCCACACTGCCTTCACCGATCCATCCTGACGCGTGACGATGTGACCGCGCAGGTACTGTTTTTTCGCTTCCAGCAGCAGACCGAGGACCGTCGCGTAGCGCGGGCTGCGCACGACGTCCGCCAGTTGCCCCCGGTATTCCGGCGTGCCGAGGCGCGCCGGTTTCAGGAAGATGTCTTCCGCCATTTCGATCATGCCCGGCATGATCGACGAGCCGCCCGTCAGCACGATGCCCGACGAGAGCACGCCTTCGTAGCCGGACTCGCGCACGACCTGGTGCACCATCGCGAACAGTTCTTCCACGCGCGGCTCGATCACGGCCGCCAGCGCCTGGCGCGACAGCGCACGCGGACCGCGGTCGCCGAGGCCCGGCACTTCCAGCGACTCGCCCGGATCGGCCAACACCTGCTTGGCCACGCCGTAGCGGATCTTGATCTCTTCCGCCTCGCCCGTCGGCGTGCGCAGCGCCATCGCGATGTCGCTCGTGATCTGGTCGCCGGCGATGGGGATCACGGCCGTGTGGCGGATCGCGCCATCGCTGAAGACCGCGATGTCGGTGGTGCCGCCGCCGATGTCGATCAGCACGACGCCCAGTTCCTTCTCGTCGTTCGTCAGCACGGAATCGGCCGACGCCATCGGCTGCAGGATCAGGTCCGACACCTCGAGGCCGCAGCGGCGCACGCACTTTACAATATTCTGGACCGCGGACACCGCACCGGTGACGATGTGCACGCGCACCTCGAGGCGGATGCCGCTCATGCCGATCGGCTCGCGCACGTCTTCCTGGTTGTCGACGATGAATTCCTGCGGCACCGTGTGCAGCAGCTGCTGGTCGGTCGGGATGTTCACGGCCTTCGCCGTCTCGATCACGCGCGCCACGTCCGTGGCCGTCACTTCCTTGTCCTTGATGGCGACCATGCCGCTCGAGTTGAACGAGCGGATATGGCTGCCGGCGATCCCCGCGTACACGTTGCGGATCTTGCAGTCGGCCATCAGCTCGGCTTCTTCGAGCGCGCGCTGGATGGATTCGACGGTCGCTTCGATGTTGACGACAACGCCTTTCTTCAAACCCTTGGACTCGTGCTGGCCCAGTCCGATCACCTCGTGGCGCCCATCGGCCATCACCTCGGCCACCACCGCCACCACCTTCGAGGTACCGATGTCGAGGCCGACGATCAGGTTCTTCGCGTCTTTTGTCATGTTTGCTGTCGCCTGCTTAAATTAGATCTGCTTTGTAGTTTTGGTATTTGTTTTTTTCTTGACTGCCGCCTTCACGGGCTTGGACGCATCCGCCGGCACGGTCAATGCCGCCGAGGACAATGCGAGACCGTTCGGATAGCGCATGTCGATGGTATCGATGCGCCCTTCCTGCAGTCTAGCCACCAGCTGGGGGTAAATGCTCACCAGCCGCTGCACGCGTCCGTGCAGTGTGTCCTTGTCCTTCTCGCGTCCCAGCTCCACGCTCATGCCGTTGTTC includes:
- the ftsA gene encoding cell division protein FtsA, producing MTKDAKNLIVGLDIGTSKVVAVVAEVMADGRHEVIGLGQHESKGLKKGVVVNIEATVESIQRALEEAELMADCKIRNVYAGIAGSHIRSFNSSGMVAIKDKEVTATDVARVIETAKAVNIPTDQQLLHTVPQEFIVDNQEDVREPIGMSGIRLEVRVHIVTGAVSAVQNIVKCVRRCGLEVSDLILQPMASADSVLTNDEKELGVVLIDIGGGTTDIAVFSDGAIRHTAVIPIAGDQITSDIAMALRTPTGEAEEIKIRYGVAKQVLADPGESLEVPGLGDRGPRALSRQALAAVIEPRVEELFAMVHQVVRESGYEGVLSSGIVLTGGSSIMPGMIEMAEDIFLKPARLGTPEYRGQLADVVRSPRYATVLGLLLEAKKQYLRGHIVTRQDGSVKAVWQRMKEWFLGNF